The genomic window TCCACCAAGACGTCCAGGTTTGTGTCTGCAGGACGAAGAGAGGACGAGTGAAagtggaggggggaggggggagggagggggcgtgtccctctgtctgtccattcatctgtccatctgACAGGGTCGAGGGTGTGAGaggagaggtcagaggtcatccaCGTCAGAGAGCGAAGAAGAGGATGAGGACCACGATCATGATGGCGATGAGGACCCCGATGGCGCACCACTGTCTCCGACCTGGGGAGCACAAATATGAGCACATGACCACATGACCGAGGGGACGGACACTCAGACGACCAACGATCTACACGACGACGGTCAGAAAATGGCACTGATAAAGTCagagggtcttaaaaagtcttaagtcttgaatttacaaatctggatttaatacattaaaaaaaaggtattaaatttgatctggtaggtcttcagttctgtttccataaacatgttctccgtgttgtgtttaaatgtgtctgttaaatgtacaAACCACAAAGAAAGTaacagtcgactcagttccaacctgacaatttatactgaaattaggaactaattatcTCTAACTTTGCATCCAAaggtgagaaatgactctgaacagtgggaatcaaagtgttggagtaaataaatacattttcctaaatactAGGAGTTACACATTTTCCCAGAAAGACCAAGAAATGGGGAATTAAATTTTGTTCACATTAGTCTGAAAAAGTCTgacatttaacttgtaggaaccctgattaaTGTGGAAATAAAGGATATATGTAAGAATAGCATTTAGAAAGGACTATCCCAAACTAAATCCAAAAGCTGAatctaaactaaaaactattttctttaaaggtgctggagactttcgtcaccaatttttcatcaaatctgtccaacctcagtcatatcctcagtatcgtgaatctgttcgtctgtctgtcattactcagctgaatctcttccctcatgctgaacactttcttagttccatccaccagaaacaaaccatgtgtttacaaacagagtcaggggggaactcgggcatctgaggaattttgtcgcgacttgcattgtgggaaacgaaggctTGCGCTGCCgctacaaccatatgatattatatggatgacacaaacacaacgcggaaatggctggaggaatatgcatagagggaagggagctcctgctgtttctgcgccgtgtctgctgcagctgctgctgtcagacgACTGCACAAATActggttctgtttgtaaacacatggtttgtttctggtggatggaactaagaaactgttcaccatgagggaagagattcaggtgagcaatgactagggatgtaatgattaccggtataacaataaaccgcggtaaaattgcagacagttagtattaccgtttacattctaattatcacgataactgtgtttgattactgcacttttaggggaaaaaaacccactgtaaagatctccttttatgtcaaatatttgagtatagttttaatttattacagttttgattttctatacctaatatctggagccaatattcacttttaaagtctttgaaaaggttcgttaaacatctttgtgttatttatgcaagaaattaaacacatttttcaaatcggattttatatattttttgagttttctgtcattttatattttatagtaggttaaatgaaaaaataacaggcagatgatatagatgaagttgtgttgaaaaaaaagatcccaaacatgggtatagtaaacatttgtttatgtagtatataaaggcaaaatcaaaaggactgaaaaacagccaaagtaggctcagaccactaagggttaatactggaatgtttctgcaacagaaggtacattgtgccaattattttattttattattattatttttttttaaatacaactttattaaattgtttcagtgtgtgtattagtactttttgaacattttgagcacaatttcaataataccgtgataataatgataaccgtgataattttggtcacaataaccgtgatctgaaattttcatatcgttacatccctaataatgacagaaaaactaacacattcatgatactgaggatatgactgaggtttgacagatttaatgacaaattggtcacgaaagtctcccgcagctttaaatgtttgaaaatcAGACTCATTTTGGTCTGAgactgaaaacaaaaaagaaccaaGAGGGCCCAATAAAAGCACCAAATTAAAACACTCTAAGACACAAAATTACAACAATTTGCACAGTCTGACcttgacaatatattatcaataaaatgattaaataaatatacataagtgtacaaaaatatatttgtgtgtaattataatattttttgaattattttattaACAGGACCTTAAGGCGGCCAtgcactgtgcgattttagagacgatttctcattcgtgcgactatttctgggatggggccagatgtgcctctgatcgtgtgtggtgcttggtgcGGTGTACATGGcgtaaggagaagccattaacacctcacgaccagcaatcgcgtgttcgcaaggaaaatggagctgtttgaaatcctgctcgctcctcatgagggtatcgtactgtcaaagcagtgccatgagcccatgggcctcaaattctcacactgtgcatgcgcgaacacagaagcgtacagtagcatacaagctaacagtagctggctgttggcctagtgcagtttagcttttgcagcttccctctagttccctttgctgtaggattgacagcccatactgtccacatctggacaaccaattcctgcaccgaacacatcagtgtcttttcttcttttctgattcctcacagataatggcacatattgccaaagcagctcgttggtttttgtttagcactaccatttcgtgactcacaacaatacacaatcgtctatgcacttttacagaTTCCTTGATATTTTAACgctgtatttccggatacaacactcgaacatgtggtgcgtcctctggtgtatggtcccacagtgtgagcagtcaggtcgcataagAGCATcggtacagtgtgagaacatgaatcgtgagcctgactttacgattgatttgcacagtttgagatggagctgcgtgcaacgatcgaaataatcgcacagtgtatggtcgCCTTTAAGTGACTCATCAATAAGCCATGGGAACCTTGGCTAAAGGGCCCATGGAGACCCAGTTCACAGAcccctaatgtgtgtgtgtgtgtgtgtgtgtgttacaccTACTGCTGGTCATGTGAGACACTTTCTCCAGCTTCTTCAGGACCGAGTCCATGCGGGACGACGTCTGGTCCATCTCGTCTCCGAAATCCCCCAGCATCCTGAATGACACGAGGagcgatttatttatttatttatttcccccaGATGAACCTACGGCGTTAATATGAGTacagcggtggtggtggtggggggggcggggCTTCCACTCACACGGCCTGTTCGTCCAGCTCGTCTCCGATCCGTCCTGACATGTCTTTGAGGACTCGGATGCTGCCCGACACCAGCTCCAGCTGCTCGTCCTGTTCCTGCATGATCAGCTACAAACACAGGACACGTGAAGCTCAGAGCGTCTGCAAACACTGGGTACACTTTAAGACAGGGCTGtcagtcatgttagttcaggttccacattcagcccaattccatctcaagcgggccaaaccattaaaattatagcataacaacctataaataatgacaactcaaagtttttatcttcattttagtgcaataaaaaacattaaattatgaaaatatttacatttacaaactatcttttcataaaaaaagatgtgaataaccagaaaaaaatgtaatttcttcagaaaaaaaagctaaattttaacaatattatgcctcaacttatcacttgtacatgaacattacacacaatgttacacaaacataatattgttgaaattttgaagtttggaatgtgtaactaaaataagaatgtctacaatattatgtgtcaacttattaacacaacttacaaatcggacctacaaatccacaaaacatttagtaacagacagaatattgttaaacttgtccttaattttcaggttgttctccttttattgtaagggttattagagtattgttttactttagatcacactgggctcaaaccagttcaacacctttgactgttcagatcttcagtgtaatttttggactccataaaatcatgccgtgggccggattggaccctttagagggccggttttggcccacgggctgcatgtttgacacctgtggtctaagacATTTGAACGTATTAATACGACTAAGGGTCATTTGTGGGCTCAGTTTGACTGGTAGCCTTAGCGCGCTTTCACACTGTGTGACATTGGGTTTTCCACCTGTTGCGTCTGATGTGGTGTTCTTTTCGTTACCTGCTGTTGCTCCTGTTGCTCCTGGATGTATCTGGAGTTGGCCGACACCAGGTGAGCCTCCAGACCCGTCGACCGGTCCTGACTGGACGACGCCAGCAGAGCCTGCACATGGACGATGCAGAATTAGAGAAACGCTGATATTTAGACTCAGACAAACTTTACTGATcctcaatattaataataataataataatgatgataataataataataataatgatggattagatttctatagcgctttctTGGACACTCAAAGTGCTTTCCGTTATTGATCcactattcattcgctctcacactctccctctggtggctcctacagcccctcccaccaccaccaaacattcacacattcataaaaccagtgtgagtgacactggacaCAAGGCAAAGGAAATGACTttgtcacaatagctcagtttaacataaaaacactcctgaaaaacactggtaaaaaagtacagaagtgtattgcattcacacaaaaaataaaattcggctctgtttttctgaattaatgagataattatctcataaaaacagagccgaatttttattttttgtgtgaatgcaatacgcttccacaaaaaagcaaaaaaaggacAGTGTAAAGCGATAAAAGcattaaataatataaattaaatacactaataaagcagaaaaaatacaagatttgcatatgtataAATCTACAGGAAACGGAAGTAAAATATATACCATATACGTATTCAATTTGAGTCTTAACATTCAacctttttatacattttttttaaaaattaaaaaaaaaaaaaaaaaagcaaaaactgtgaGAAAGACACATGGAAAgaaatttgaaaaacaaaaaatgattgaATATGGTCCGAGAAATCGGATAGACACgttttcaaagtaaaaaaaaaaaaaaaaaattggaaagaaataaaaaacaaaaacaaaaatttgtaatTTAACCACCAAACTGTGATggtatattatatatgtgtgtggctgatgaagaaggaagtagagctgctgcacgtaagcttggcatcaatgaatcgatggtgagacgatggagacggggtgggtgtggcttatagtccggaaagtacggtatatataCATAAGAATAtacaattttacaaaagtaaaataagaatagagctaattAGAATAAAAAACATAGAATAGACCTAAAATATGAATGACACAATATTCACATTATTaccagtatgtgacagtatgtatatgaacaatattaaaggtgcagtatgtaggaattctgttctaagtaattctaaaatggccctgactgtcaccagacatcaaggaatcatgttcatttcaaatactgatcaaAACGGCTGgtttcttataatactatgggggggcggggggtggtAGCAATCTGTGCCACTTATACTTCACGGAagtcgcaaactttcatttgagtgtgcaggacgtttgtcctgttctattgtatattataCTGATGTAGAATACATCTGGTGATGATTCTttatatgaaatttatggtgtggtggcaaggcttagtggaaacactagtagtagacgctcatgctggatctgtcaacccctagtctggggggaggagcagaggataccacgctctgcagtatttggaatgtgactgcagtaccagtttgggCCACAATCCTACCAACGGCACCTGTAATAGTCCTGTTAAAATGATGAGGCTGATACTGTGTTGAAACGACACTAGAATGTGctgttaaatatgtgtgtgtgtgtgtgtgtttgaccatCGACCTGTCTGCTTTTCTTCTCGGCCTGAGCCACAGCTGAAGGACTGGACAGCTGATCCTTCATATcctacaaaaaaaatacacatatgaaccctttaacccctgagtcctgattccaggtacaggttcacatattaacttAGTAAAACTCTTTCCACCTCCCACTCCTCTGTGTGTCACAGTCCCATCCCACCTCACCACCGAGCACTTCATTAATTTTCCCCCGCTGCACCAAAATCAGTGGCCGGCAGATTAAACCATCAGAaagtcttttgttccttttcagGACGGAGCTTTTGTTCGGT from Sphaeramia orbicularis chromosome 1, fSphaOr1.1, whole genome shotgun sequence includes these protein-coding regions:
- the stx10 gene encoding syntaxin-10, with translation MSIEDPFFVVKGEVQKALTRARGLFDRWEELLQDGTQVSRDELDWSTNELRNCLRAIDWDLEDLSETISIVESNPGKFRLGDNELQERREFVERTRKAVQDMKDQLSSPSAVAQAEKKSRQALLASSSQDRSTGLEAHLVSANSRYIQEQQEQQQLIMQEQDEQLELVSGSIRVLKDMSGRIGDELDEQAVMLGDFGDEMDQTSSRMDSVLKKLEKVSHMTSSRRQWCAIGVLIAIMIVVLILFFAL